In the Streptomyces formicae genome, one interval contains:
- a CDS encoding IclR family transcriptional regulator, producing the protein MQNVLNALRTLEELAGRQPIGVAELARAMDLPKSTVQRALGTLHTAGWIKQTGSTPTRWTLTTKALLIGRQATGELGVRDVAVPVMEKLRRAVDETVHLAVPEGDRIVLVERLETSQPVRIVLPLGQPLSGHASANGKAILAAGPSDAVERYLARGLTHFTDTTIDDPDALRTELDAVRARGYALNQGEWRDDVSAVAAAVLGPDGVPVASMSINLPSSRCDRERLHALGSHVRSAAQEISAALGYETPHASRVR; encoded by the coding sequence GTGCAGAACGTCCTCAACGCCCTGCGCACGCTGGAGGAGTTGGCGGGGCGTCAGCCCATCGGCGTCGCCGAGCTCGCCCGGGCCATGGACCTGCCCAAGAGCACGGTGCAGCGGGCGCTCGGCACGCTGCACACGGCAGGCTGGATCAAGCAGACCGGGAGTACGCCCACGCGCTGGACGCTCACCACGAAGGCGCTGCTCATCGGGCGGCAGGCCACCGGTGAACTCGGCGTGCGGGACGTGGCGGTGCCCGTGATGGAGAAGCTGCGCCGCGCCGTCGACGAGACGGTGCACCTGGCGGTCCCCGAGGGCGATCGGATCGTGCTCGTCGAGCGCCTGGAGACGAGCCAGCCGGTGCGGATCGTGCTGCCGCTCGGCCAGCCGCTGTCCGGCCACGCGTCCGCCAACGGCAAGGCGATCCTCGCCGCGGGGCCCTCCGACGCGGTCGAGCGCTACCTCGCCCGCGGCCTGACACACTTCACCGACACCACGATCGACGACCCCGACGCGCTGCGCACCGAATTGGACGCGGTCCGGGCCCGCGGTTACGCCCTCAACCAGGGCGAATGGCGCGACGACGTGTCCGCGGTGGCCGCCGCGGTGCTCGGCCCCGACGGCGTCCCGGTGGCGAGCATGAGCATCAACCTGCCCAGCAGCCGGTGCGACCGCGAGCGCCTGCACGCCCTCGGATCGCACGTGCGCTCGGCGGCCCAGGAGATCAGTGCGGCGCTGGGGTACGAGACGCCGCACGCGAGCCGCGTCCGGTAA